Proteins from one Stigmatella aurantiaca genomic window:
- a CDS encoding diiron oxygenase: MPQTDSRVHLKDYKTKELQWDKFATARSIPRRMLPEGPLTGQMCPTARQPLYHHPLMQAVGQQAQDHLLIHTTYKYMSDISHVEMDTVNQISLKIVNNTLPFSFSEDIQHDALAIIVDESYHAYVARDFMRQVIERSGVKPVTMPVKTVLSEAIAHGKSVLPENLHEVFELVGVCVGENTLTKELLHLTGDRSMNPVVHQVIEDHVRDESRHAVFFTHILKLMWSALDEPSRSAIGPLLPEFILNYFKPDPQYERDVLRSLQVPEHHIDRILGETFAPMPLEELWPRIPIIGHVMGVLKQSGVLENGKTADAFRRIKLLN; encoded by the coding sequence GTGCCCCAGACCGATTCCCGTGTCCACCTGAAGGACTACAAGACCAAGGAACTCCAGTGGGACAAGTTTGCCACCGCGCGCAGCATTCCCCGGCGCATGCTCCCCGAGGGTCCCCTGACCGGGCAGATGTGCCCCACCGCGAGGCAGCCCCTCTATCACCACCCGCTGATGCAGGCGGTAGGACAGCAGGCGCAGGATCACCTGCTCATCCACACGACTTACAAATACATGAGCGACATCTCCCATGTGGAGATGGACACGGTCAATCAGATCTCCCTGAAGATCGTCAACAACACGCTGCCGTTCTCCTTCTCGGAAGACATTCAGCACGACGCGCTGGCGATCATCGTGGATGAGTCCTACCACGCCTACGTGGCCCGGGACTTCATGCGGCAAGTCATTGAGCGCAGCGGCGTGAAGCCCGTGACCATGCCGGTGAAGACCGTGCTCTCGGAAGCCATTGCCCACGGCAAGAGCGTGCTGCCCGAGAACCTCCACGAGGTTTTCGAGCTGGTGGGCGTGTGCGTGGGAGAGAACACGCTGACCAAGGAATTGCTTCACCTGACCGGTGATCGCTCCATGAACCCCGTGGTCCATCAGGTGATCGAAGACCATGTCCGCGACGAGAGCAGGCATGCCGTCTTCTTCACGCACATCCTCAAGCTCATGTGGAGCGCACTCGACGAGCCGTCCCGGAGCGCCATCGGTCCGCTCCTGCCCGAGTTCATCCTCAACTACTTCAAGCCGGATCCTCAGTACGAGCGCGACGTCCTGCGGTCTCTCCAGGTGCCCGAGCACCACATCGACCGCATCCTCGGGGAGACGTTCGCGCCCATGCCCCTGGAGGAGCTGTGGCCGCGCATCCCCATCATCGGGCACGTGATGGGCGTGCTGAAGCAGAGCGGCGTTCTGGAGAACGGCAAGACGGCCGACGCCTTCCGCCGCATCAAGCTCCTCAACTGA
- a CDS encoding VOC family protein, translated as MEAQRLHRGRLIDHLQLIVRDLDASRRFYVAVFNVLGVPIGGEGEDWFWADELFVSTASSAAAAGVLTGRHHLAFQARDRAMVDAFHAAAIAAGGRDNGAPGLRSYHPGYYAAFVLDPDGNNIEVVFHGPAGRSTPSVEITF; from the coding sequence ATGGAAGCGCAACGTCTGCATCGCGGCCGTCTCATCGACCATCTCCAGCTCATCGTTCGTGATCTCGACGCGAGCCGCCGTTTCTACGTCGCGGTGTTCAACGTGCTTGGCGTGCCGATTGGCGGCGAGGGCGAGGACTGGTTCTGGGCCGACGAGCTGTTCGTCTCGACGGCCAGCAGCGCGGCGGCGGCCGGCGTGCTGACCGGCCGCCACCATCTCGCGTTCCAGGCGCGCGACCGCGCGATGGTGGACGCGTTCCACGCCGCGGCGATCGCGGCGGGCGGGCGGGACAACGGGGCGCCGGGCCTGCGCAGCTACCACCCGGGCTACTACGCGGCGTTCGTGCTCGACCCGGACGGCAACAACATCGAGGTGGTCTTCCACGGCCCGGCGGGGCGCAGCACGCCGTCGGTGGAGATCACCTTCTAA
- a CDS encoding ABC transporter permease gives MSMTFNRHGVWAIYRFEMARALRTLVQSVVTPVITTSLYFVVFGSAIGQSMRQVDGVSYGAFIVPGLIMLSLFTQSLSNASFGIYFPKFTGTIYELLSAPVSYLEIIIAYVGAAATKSAALGLIILATAAMFVPIHILHPLWMIAFLVLTSVTFSLFGFIIGIWANSFEQLQFIPMLIVTPLTFLGGAFYSIDMLPPVWRTVTLFNPVVYLISGFRWSFYGTADVAVEVSLVMTLGFFLLCLVVVGWIFKTGYRLKN, from the coding sequence ATGAGCATGACCTTCAATCGCCATGGCGTCTGGGCCATCTACCGGTTCGAGATGGCACGGGCGCTGCGCACCTTGGTGCAAAGCGTGGTGACCCCGGTCATCACCACCTCGCTCTATTTCGTGGTCTTCGGCTCGGCGATCGGTCAGTCGATGCGGCAGGTGGACGGCGTGTCCTACGGCGCCTTCATCGTGCCCGGCCTGATCATGCTCAGCCTGTTCACCCAGAGCCTGTCCAACGCCAGCTTCGGCATCTACTTTCCCAAGTTCACCGGGACGATCTACGAGCTGCTGTCGGCGCCGGTGAGCTATCTGGAAATCATCATCGCCTACGTCGGGGCCGCCGCGACCAAGTCGGCGGCCCTGGGGTTGATCATCCTGGCCACGGCGGCGATGTTCGTGCCCATCCACATCCTCCACCCGCTGTGGATGATCGCCTTCCTGGTGCTGACGTCGGTGACCTTCAGCCTGTTCGGCTTCATCATCGGCATCTGGGCCAACAGCTTCGAGCAGCTGCAGTTCATCCCCATGCTGATCGTGACGCCGCTGACGTTCCTGGGCGGCGCGTTCTACTCCATCGACATGCTGCCGCCCGTCTGGCGCACGGTGACCCTGTTCAACCCGGTGGTCTATCTGATTTCGGGCTTCCGCTGGAGCTTCTACGGGACGGCGGACGTGGCGGTGGAGGTGAGCCTCGTCATGACGCTGGGCTTCTTCCTGCTGTGCCTGGTGGTGGTGGGGTGGATCTTCAAGACGGGTTACCGGTTGAAGAACTAG
- a CDS encoding ABC transporter ATP-binding protein: protein MPTAPPPPIISVSGLTKTYASGLHALKNIDLEIRKGEIFALLGPNGAGKTTLINIICGIVTPSSGRIVAGGHDVLREYRAARSKIGLVPQELVTDAFETVWATTSFSRGLFGKAPHPPHIEKVLRDLSLWEKKDAKIMTLSGGMKRRVMIAKALSHEPEILFLDEPTAGVDVGLRRDMWAQVRDLREKGVTIILTTHYIEEAEQMADRVGVISKGELILVEDKASLMKKLGKKQLTLNLQNPLTALPAGLADWPLTLKAGGHALEYVFDATEEQTGVPSLLRRLSELDIGFRDLNTRQSSLEDIFVGLVKERTTS from the coding sequence ATGCCCACCGCCCCCCCGCCACCCATCATCTCCGTCTCCGGCCTGACCAAGACCTATGCGTCAGGGCTTCATGCGCTGAAGAACATCGATCTGGAGATCCGCAAGGGCGAGATCTTCGCCCTGCTGGGCCCCAATGGGGCTGGCAAGACAACGCTGATCAACATCATCTGCGGCATCGTCACCCCCAGTTCAGGAAGGATCGTCGCCGGCGGGCACGACGTGCTCCGGGAGTACCGCGCCGCGAGATCCAAGATCGGGCTGGTGCCGCAGGAACTGGTCACCGACGCATTCGAGACCGTGTGGGCGACGACCTCCTTCAGCCGCGGTCTGTTCGGCAAGGCGCCCCATCCGCCGCACATCGAGAAGGTGCTCCGGGATCTCTCCCTGTGGGAGAAGAAGGACGCCAAGATCATGACGCTGTCGGGCGGCATGAAGCGGCGGGTGATGATCGCCAAGGCGCTGAGCCACGAGCCGGAGATCCTCTTCCTCGACGAGCCGACCGCCGGTGTGGACGTGGGGCTTCGCCGGGACATGTGGGCGCAGGTCCGGGACCTGCGCGAGAAGGGGGTGACCATCATCCTGACCACCCACTACATCGAGGAGGCCGAGCAGATGGCCGACCGGGTCGGGGTCATTTCCAAGGGCGAGCTCATCCTCGTCGAGGACAAGGCCAGCCTGATGAAGAAGCTGGGCAAGAAGCAGCTCACCTTGAACCTCCAGAATCCGCTGACGGCCCTCCCGGCCGGGCTGGCCGACTGGCCGCTCACGCTGAAGGCCGGTGGCCATGCGCTGGAGTACGTCTTCGACGCGACCGAGGAGCAGACGGGCGTGCCGAGCCTCCTGCGGCGGTTGAGCGAGCTGGACATCGGGTTCAGGGATTTGAACACACGCCAGAGCTCGCTCGAGGACATCTTCGTGGGCCTGGTCAAGGAGCGCACCACATCATGA
- a CDS encoding FAD-binding protein: MPHHTNWARNVEYSAARFHRPTSLDEVKEIVAKAKAVSALGSGHSFNTLADTPGDLISLEAFNPEAVLDREARTVTASGGIRYGELGARLQAEGFALANLASLPHISVAGAIATATHGSGCANRSLASAVAGLTLVTASGETLALTRTSPDFAGAVVGLGALGIVTSVTLDIEPTFTVAVSVYEELAWDTLLNHFDAITGAAYSVSLFTNWARDTIDQVWLKQRSSGALPVAGQRFHGAVPARVQRHPVRGVSPEACTGQLGIAGHWIDRLSHFRLDFTPSQGDELQSEYILPRAHAAEAIQALRALAGRIAPLLHIAEIRTIAADGLWLSMAYREASVGFHFTWKRLQPEVEALLPILEEALAPFRARPHWGKLFHAQAGHIATLYEKLPAFVSLAERLDPGHKFRNDFLTRHVFGG, encoded by the coding sequence GTGCCTCACCACACCAACTGGGCTCGCAATGTCGAATACTCGGCAGCCCGTTTTCACCGGCCTACCTCGCTCGACGAAGTGAAGGAGATCGTCGCCAAGGCGAAGGCCGTCAGCGCTCTCGGGTCAGGGCACTCGTTCAACACCCTTGCGGACACGCCGGGCGATCTGATCTCCCTGGAGGCATTCAACCCAGAGGCCGTGCTCGACCGCGAAGCCCGGACGGTCACCGCCAGTGGTGGCATCCGCTACGGCGAGCTCGGCGCCCGGCTCCAGGCAGAGGGATTCGCCCTGGCGAACCTCGCGTCGCTTCCGCACATCTCGGTGGCTGGTGCCATCGCGACGGCAACGCATGGCTCTGGATGCGCGAACCGGAGCCTGGCGTCCGCGGTCGCGGGGCTCACGCTGGTCACGGCCAGCGGCGAGACGCTCGCGCTGACCCGGACGAGCCCAGACTTCGCGGGAGCCGTCGTCGGTCTGGGCGCCCTGGGCATCGTCACCTCGGTCACCCTCGACATCGAGCCGACGTTCACCGTCGCGGTCAGCGTCTACGAGGAGCTCGCCTGGGACACCCTGTTGAACCACTTCGACGCGATCACCGGTGCCGCCTACAGCGTGAGCCTTTTCACGAACTGGGCACGGGACACGATCGATCAGGTCTGGCTCAAGCAGCGTTCCTCGGGTGCGCTGCCCGTCGCGGGCCAGCGCTTCCACGGTGCCGTGCCTGCCCGGGTGCAGCGGCATCCCGTGCGTGGAGTCTCACCCGAGGCCTGCACCGGACAACTCGGCATCGCCGGGCACTGGATCGACAGGCTGTCCCACTTCCGTCTCGACTTCACCCCGAGCCAGGGCGACGAACTCCAGTCCGAATACATCCTGCCCAGGGCCCACGCGGCCGAGGCCATCCAGGCCTTGCGCGCGCTGGCCGGCCGCATCGCGCCGCTCCTGCACATCGCGGAGATCCGGACGATCGCTGCCGACGGCCTCTGGCTCAGCATGGCGTACCGCGAGGCCAGCGTCGGTTTCCACTTCACGTGGAAGCGCCTGCAGCCCGAGGTGGAAGCCCTGCTTCCCATCCTCGAAGAAGCGCTCGCGCCGTTCAGGGCGCGGCCGCACTGGGGCAAGCTGTTCCACGCCCAGGCTGGCCACATCGCGACCCTCTACGAGAAGCTGCCGGCCTTCGTCTCGCTGGCCGAGCGGCTGGATCCGGGCCACAAGTTCCGCAATGACTTTCTCACCCGCCATGTCTTCGGCGGCTGA
- a CDS encoding urease accessory protein UreD has translation MRLLTPRNHGHAAWVYTSLFGDGLVDGDQLSLEVRVAAGATALLSSRGNTRIYRSPQGCRSVLSARVEKGALLILVPDPTTCYTGARFEQRQDIHLAPEASLILMDLVTTGRRATGERWDFSHFSSSLGVYREGRALFDERWLLDPAQGPLSERLGRFDALGTVLLVGPASAAAREALAGRVGNLPITPGARLVCSASPIGSDGLVLRAAATSPELLMHTATDWLSFLPALLGDDPWSHGS, from the coding sequence ATGCGGCTGCTCACACCGCGCAACCACGGGCACGCCGCCTGGGTCTACACCAGCCTGTTCGGTGACGGCCTGGTGGATGGAGACCAGCTCTCCCTGGAGGTGCGCGTGGCCGCGGGCGCCACCGCCCTCCTGTCCAGCCGGGGCAACACCCGGATCTACCGCTCGCCGCAAGGCTGCCGGAGCGTGTTGTCCGCCCGGGTGGAGAAGGGGGCCTTGCTCATCTTGGTTCCAGATCCCACCACGTGCTACACGGGCGCCCGGTTCGAGCAACGCCAGGACATCCATCTGGCCCCCGAGGCCTCCCTCATCCTGATGGACCTCGTCACCACGGGCCGCCGCGCCACCGGCGAGCGCTGGGACTTCTCCCACTTCTCCTCTTCGCTCGGCGTCTACCGGGAGGGCCGCGCGTTGTTCGACGAGCGTTGGCTGCTGGACCCTGCCCAGGGGCCGCTCTCCGAGCGGCTAGGCCGGTTCGACGCGCTGGGAACCGTGCTCCTGGTAGGGCCTGCGTCCGCCGCGGCCCGCGAGGCGCTCGCCGGGCGCGTGGGGAACCTGCCCATCACTCCGGGCGCCCGGCTCGTCTGCTCCGCCAGCCCGATCGGAAGCGATGGGCTGGTCCTCCGGGCGGCTGCCACCTCCCCCGAGCTGCTGATGCACACGGCCACGGATTGGCTGTCTTTTCTGCCTGCCCTGCTGGGCGATGACCCCTGGTCTCACGGCAGCTGA
- the ureA gene encoding urease subunit gamma: MHLSPRDIEKLMLHQAGFLAQKRLARGLQLNYPEAVALISTQLLEFIRDGQMSVSELMDLGRKLLGRAQVMEGVPEMVSEVLVEGTFPDGTKLVAVQHPIELEQGDMSLALYGSFLPVLPLRWPQERSTKEARLVPGQVLYQSEPIEINPGRDAISLKVINRGDRPIQVGSHYHFIEVNKDLVFDRARAYGRRLNIKAGTAERFEKDQEKTVSLVPIAGAQIIRGGNNLASGPVTPENQKRAMEQVIARGFGHQEET; the protein is encoded by the coding sequence ATGCACCTGTCGCCGCGTGACATCGAGAAGCTGATGTTGCACCAAGCGGGATTCCTGGCTCAGAAACGTCTGGCGCGGGGCCTGCAACTCAACTACCCCGAGGCGGTGGCGCTCATCTCCACCCAATTGCTCGAGTTCATCCGCGATGGCCAGATGAGCGTGTCCGAGCTGATGGACCTGGGGCGCAAGCTGCTGGGCCGCGCGCAGGTGATGGAGGGCGTGCCGGAGATGGTCTCGGAGGTCCTGGTCGAGGGAACCTTCCCGGATGGCACCAAACTGGTGGCGGTGCAGCACCCCATCGAGCTCGAGCAGGGGGACATGTCGTTGGCCCTCTATGGCAGCTTCCTGCCGGTGCTGCCGCTGCGCTGGCCGCAGGAGCGCTCCACAAAGGAAGCGCGGTTGGTGCCGGGCCAGGTGCTCTACCAGTCCGAGCCCATTGAGATAAACCCAGGCCGGGACGCCATCTCCCTGAAAGTCATCAACCGGGGAGATCGCCCCATCCAGGTGGGCAGCCATTACCACTTCATCGAGGTGAACAAGGATCTCGTCTTCGACCGGGCCCGGGCGTATGGGCGGCGGCTGAACATCAAGGCGGGGACAGCGGAGCGCTTCGAGAAAGATCAGGAGAAGACGGTTTCGTTGGTGCCCATTGCCGGCGCGCAGATCATTCGAGGCGGCAATAACCTGGCCTCGGGGCCTGTGACACCGGAAAACCAGAAGCGTGCCATGGAGCAGGTGATCGCCCGCGGGTTTGGGCACCAGGAGGAAACATGA